In Streptomyces ambofaciens ATCC 23877, a single genomic region encodes these proteins:
- a CDS encoding DEDDh family exonuclease, producing MLEDRTTAASTATVWPAAYPQGYAVVDVETTGLARDDRIISAAVYRLDARGEVEDHWYTLVDPQRDPGPVWIHGLTSEALRGAPLFPDVAEEFAARLDGRVLVAHNAVFDWQMIAREYARAQREAPVRQRLCTIALAKALDLPLPNHKLESLAAHFGVVQQRAHHALDDARVLAEAFRPSLLAAAAGGVRLPLHECRPLTEWSDRPAPRIGQQAGYGGYRQSSWRPSRKRPACPYPNPGRYEEGKRLKQGMRVAFSGDTSVERDLLEDRATEAGLHVAGSLSRLTSLLVTNDPDSGTSKVVKARQYGTPVVDEAAFGQLLADVEPADG from the coding sequence ATGCTCGAAGACCGTACGACCGCAGCGTCGACCGCCACGGTGTGGCCGGCCGCGTATCCGCAGGGGTACGCGGTCGTCGACGTGGAGACCACCGGCCTGGCCCGCGACGACCGCATCATCTCCGCGGCCGTCTACCGACTGGACGCCCGCGGTGAGGTCGAGGACCACTGGTACACGCTGGTCGATCCCCAGCGCGACCCGGGCCCGGTGTGGATACACGGTCTGACGAGCGAGGCGCTCCGGGGCGCGCCGCTCTTCCCGGACGTCGCCGAGGAGTTCGCGGCCCGGCTCGACGGACGGGTGCTGGTCGCGCACAACGCGGTCTTCGACTGGCAGATGATCGCCCGCGAGTACGCGCGCGCGCAGCGCGAGGCCCCGGTGCGTCAACGGCTGTGCACCATCGCGCTCGCCAAGGCGCTGGACCTGCCGCTGCCCAACCACAAGCTGGAGTCGCTGGCCGCCCACTTCGGCGTCGTGCAGCAGCGGGCGCACCACGCGCTCGACGACGCGCGGGTGCTGGCGGAGGCGTTCCGGCCGAGCCTGCTCGCGGCCGCGGCGGGCGGCGTACGGCTGCCGCTGCACGAGTGCCGCCCGCTGACCGAGTGGTCGGACCGGCCCGCGCCGAGGATCGGACAGCAGGCCGGCTACGGCGGCTACCGGCAGAGCAGTTGGCGCCCCTCCCGCAAAAGGCCCGCATGCCCCTATCCCAACCCGGGACGGTACGAAGAGGGCAAACGACTCAAGCAGGGCATGCGGGTCGCCTTCTCGGGTGACACCTCCGTGGAGCGGGACCTGCTGGAGGACCGCGCGACCGAGGCCGGGCTGCACGTGGCCGGCAGCCTGTCCCGGCTGACCAGCCTGCTGGTCACCAACGACCCCGACTCGGGCACGTCCAAAGTGGTCAAGGCCCGCCAGTACGGCACGCCGGTGGTGGACGAGGCGGCGTTCGGGCAGCTCCTCGCGGATGTGGAGCCCGCGGACGGCTGA
- a CDS encoding SURF1 family protein yields MYRFLLSRQWVILTLVAVLLVPTMIRLGFWQMHRYEERTARNDLVARALDAAPVPAQSLTAPGRKITSDERYRTVTAQGRFDTDREVVVRRRTDSDDNIGYHVLTPFVLNDGKVLLVNRGWIPADSASQTEFPEVPAPPRGEITVTGRLMPDETTEASGIKDLAGLPDRQIMLINSEQQAERLGAPVLGGYVVLLEPAPKGDTPERIGRPGDEDAALNFAYAIQWWLFAAAVPVGWWFLVRREKRERESAEDVEPARAQPAAV; encoded by the coding sequence GTGTACCGCTTCCTGTTGTCCCGCCAGTGGGTGATCCTCACGCTGGTCGCCGTGCTGCTCGTCCCCACGATGATCCGGCTGGGCTTCTGGCAGATGCACCGCTACGAGGAGCGCACCGCCCGGAACGACCTGGTCGCGCGGGCGCTCGACGCGGCCCCCGTGCCCGCGCAGTCGCTGACCGCACCCGGCAGGAAGATCACATCGGACGAGCGGTACCGCACCGTCACCGCGCAGGGCCGCTTCGACACCGACCGCGAGGTCGTCGTCCGACGCCGCACCGACTCCGACGACAACATCGGTTACCACGTGCTGACCCCGTTCGTGCTGAACGACGGCAAGGTCCTGCTGGTCAACCGGGGCTGGATCCCCGCGGACAGCGCGAGCCAGACCGAGTTCCCCGAGGTCCCGGCGCCGCCCCGCGGAGAGATCACCGTCACCGGGCGCCTGATGCCCGACGAGACGACCGAGGCGAGTGGCATCAAGGATCTCGCGGGCCTGCCGGACCGGCAGATCATGCTCATCAACAGCGAGCAGCAGGCCGAGCGTCTGGGCGCGCCGGTGCTCGGCGGGTACGTCGTCCTCCTCGAGCCGGCGCCGAAGGGCGACACCCCGGAGCGGATCGGCAGGCCCGGTGACGAGGACGCCGCGCTGAACTTCGCGTACGCGATCCAGTGGTGGCTGTTCGCCGCGGCCGTACCGGTCGGCTGGTGGTTCCTGGTCCGGCGCGAGAAGCGCGAGCGGGAGAGCGCCGAGGACGTGGAACCGGCGCGGGCACAGCCGGCAGCGGTGTAG
- a CDS encoding glycoside hydrolase family 15 protein: MHSDIEDYALIGDEQTAALVSTDGSVDWLCLPRFDSAACFAKLLGDEDNGHWRIAPKGAERCTRRAYRPDTLVLDTEWETEGGSVRVTDFMPQRDRAPDLVRVVEGLSGEVTLHSVLRLRFDYGSVVPWVRRSDGHRVAVAGPDSAWLRSEPEVPSWGEDFGTHAEFTVAAGEKVAFVLTWHPSHEPRPPLIDPFVALEHSVEDWRAWAAHCTYDGPYRDAVVRSLITLKALTYKPTGGIVAAPTTSLPEEPGGVRNWDYRFCWLRDSTLTLGALLSAGYLEEAEAWRDWLLRAVAGNASDLQIMYGLAGERRLPEFELPWLSGFAGSTPVRIGNDAVNQLQLDVYGEVMDSLSLARLAGMHPQPQMWELQCALMDFLATAWREPDEGLWEVRGGRRQFVHSKVMTWVALDRAVGTLEDHPELGGGDLDGWRALRDEVHREVCEKGYDPARNTFTQSYGSAELDASLLLIPRVGFLPPDDPRVVGTVDAIGAELTRDGLVRRYSTEGDPVDGLPGGEGTFLVCSFWYADALHATGRTKEARELFERLVGLVNDVGLLAEEYDPVAGHQLGNFPQAFSHIGLVNTALALFGEEEAG; the protein is encoded by the coding sequence GTGCACTCCGACATCGAGGACTACGCGCTCATCGGCGACGAGCAGACGGCGGCCCTGGTCTCCACGGACGGTTCCGTGGACTGGCTCTGTCTGCCCCGCTTCGACTCCGCCGCCTGCTTCGCCAAACTCCTCGGCGACGAGGACAACGGCCACTGGCGCATCGCCCCCAAGGGCGCCGAGCGCTGCACCCGGCGCGCCTACCGGCCGGACACCCTGGTCCTGGACACCGAGTGGGAGACCGAGGGCGGCTCGGTGCGGGTCACCGACTTCATGCCCCAGCGCGACCGCGCCCCGGACCTGGTGCGGGTCGTGGAAGGGCTCAGCGGAGAGGTCACCCTGCACAGCGTGCTGCGGCTGCGGTTCGACTACGGCTCGGTCGTCCCGTGGGTGCGCCGGTCCGACGGGCACCGGGTGGCCGTGGCCGGACCGGACTCGGCGTGGCTGCGCAGTGAGCCGGAGGTGCCCAGCTGGGGGGAGGACTTCGGGACGCACGCCGAGTTCACCGTCGCCGCGGGCGAGAAGGTCGCCTTCGTCCTCACCTGGCACCCCTCGCACGAACCCCGCCCCCCGCTGATCGACCCGTTCGTCGCCCTGGAGCACAGCGTCGAGGACTGGCGGGCCTGGGCCGCGCACTGCACCTACGACGGCCCGTACCGGGACGCCGTCGTGCGCTCCCTGATCACCCTCAAGGCGCTGACGTACAAGCCCACCGGCGGGATCGTGGCGGCCCCCACCACCTCGCTGCCCGAGGAGCCGGGCGGGGTGCGCAACTGGGACTACCGGTTCTGCTGGCTGCGCGACTCCACCCTCACCCTGGGCGCCCTGCTGTCGGCCGGGTACCTGGAGGAGGCCGAGGCGTGGCGCGACTGGCTGCTGCGCGCGGTCGCGGGAAACGCCTCCGACCTGCAGATCATGTACGGCCTGGCGGGCGAGCGGCGGCTGCCCGAGTTCGAGCTGCCCTGGCTGTCGGGCTTCGCCGGGTCGACGCCGGTACGGATCGGCAACGACGCGGTCAACCAGCTCCAGCTCGACGTGTACGGCGAGGTCATGGACTCGCTGTCGCTGGCCCGGCTGGCGGGCATGCACCCCCAGCCGCAGATGTGGGAGTTGCAGTGCGCCCTGATGGACTTCCTCGCCACGGCGTGGCGGGAGCCCGACGAGGGGCTGTGGGAGGTGCGCGGCGGGCGCCGGCAGTTCGTGCACTCGAAGGTGATGACGTGGGTGGCCCTGGACCGGGCGGTGGGCACCCTGGAGGACCATCCCGAGCTGGGCGGAGGCGACCTGGACGGCTGGCGGGCGCTGCGCGACGAGGTGCACCGGGAGGTGTGCGAGAAGGGCTACGACCCCGCGCGCAACACCTTCACCCAGTCCTACGGCTCCGCCGAGCTGGACGCGTCACTGCTGCTCATCCCGCGGGTGGGCTTCCTCCCCCCGGACGACCCGCGGGTCGTCGGCACGGTCGACGCGATCGGCGCGGAGCTGACCCGGGACGGCCTGGTGCGCCGCTACAGCACCGAGGGGGATCCCGTCGACGGGTTGCCGGGCGGCGAGGGGACCTTCCTGGTGTGCTCGTTCTGGTACGCGGACGCCCTGCACGCGACCGGCCGGACGAAGGAGGCCCGGGAGCTGTTCGAGCGGCTGGTGGGGCTCGTCAACGACGTGGGCCTGCTGGCCGAGGAGTACGACCCGGTGGCCGGCCACCAGCTCGGCAACTTCCCGCAGGCGTTCAGCCATATCGGCCTGGTGAACACGGCTCTCGCCCTGTTCGGGGAGGAGGAGGCAGGATAG
- a CDS encoding SDR family oxidoreductase — protein sequence MDLGLKDRVYVVTGATRGLGNASARELVADGAKVVVTGRDEESVALAAEALGPGAVGVAADNADPGAADRLITTARERFGRFDGVLISVGGPPPGFVADNTDDQWQTAFESVFLGAVRLARTAAAELEPGGVIGFVLSGSVHEPIPGLTISNGLRPGLAGFAKSLADELGPRGIRVVGLLPGRIDTDRVRELDGLSADPEATRAASESRVPLRRYGTPEEFGRAAAFLLSPAASYVTGVMLPVDGGVRHGF from the coding sequence ATGGATCTTGGACTGAAGGACCGCGTGTACGTCGTCACGGGAGCGACCCGGGGGCTGGGCAACGCCTCCGCGCGCGAGCTGGTCGCCGACGGGGCGAAGGTGGTCGTCACGGGGCGGGACGAGGAGAGCGTCGCGCTGGCCGCCGAGGCGCTGGGCCCGGGCGCCGTCGGGGTGGCCGCCGACAACGCCGACCCCGGGGCCGCGGATCGGCTGATCACGACGGCCCGTGAGCGCTTCGGCCGCTTCGACGGCGTACTGATCAGCGTGGGCGGCCCGCCCCCCGGGTTCGTCGCCGACAACACGGACGACCAGTGGCAGACGGCGTTCGAGTCGGTGTTCCTCGGCGCGGTCAGGCTGGCCCGCACGGCGGCGGCCGAGCTGGAGCCGGGCGGCGTCATCGGCTTCGTGCTCTCGGGCTCGGTGCACGAGCCGATCCCGGGTCTGACCATCTCCAACGGCCTGCGGCCCGGTCTGGCCGGCTTCGCCAAGTCCCTCGCCGACGAGCTGGGCCCGCGCGGGATCCGGGTCGTCGGGCTGCTCCCGGGCCGGATCGACACCGACCGGGTCCGCGAACTGGACGGCCTGTCCGCCGACCCCGAGGCGACCAGGGCGGCGTCCGAGTCCCGCGTCCCGCTGCGCCGCTACGGCACCCCCGAGGAGTTCGGCCGCGCGGCGGCGTTCCTCCTCTCCCCCGCGGCCTCCTACGTGACGGGCGTGATGCTGCCGGTGGACGGCGGGGTACGGCACGGCTTCTAG
- the amaP gene encoding alkaline shock response membrane anchor protein AmaP, translating to MRAVLRTVDRVLLGLAGLVLVALGGSVLAIGLGATAPSWWLHDGPHDVLLSTAERTRWRDAGWWWPVVIAVLAVLLLLALWWLVAVLRRRRLDEVLVDTGDGEGAVLRGRALRAALAGEADRVDGVERAKVRLIGRRDAPAARVRLLLAPHVDPGTALGDLTTHALSHARTSASLPALPAEVHLQGVKHRAERVN from the coding sequence GTGAGGGCGGTGCTGAGGACCGTCGACCGTGTCCTGCTGGGCCTGGCGGGTCTGGTCCTGGTCGCCCTCGGCGGCTCGGTCCTCGCCATCGGCCTCGGCGCCACCGCACCCTCCTGGTGGCTCCACGACGGTCCGCACGACGTGCTGCTGAGCACCGCCGAGCGGACCCGGTGGCGGGACGCCGGCTGGTGGTGGCCGGTCGTCATCGCCGTGCTCGCCGTCCTGCTGCTGCTCGCCCTGTGGTGGCTCGTGGCCGTGCTGCGCCGCCGCCGGCTGGACGAAGTCCTCGTCGACACCGGCGACGGAGAGGGCGCCGTACTGCGGGGCCGGGCCCTGCGGGCCGCCCTCGCCGGGGAGGCGGACCGGGTGGACGGGGTCGAACGGGCCAAGGTCAGGCTCATCGGCCGTCGCGACGCCCCGGCGGCCCGTGTCCGGCTGCTGCTGGCCCCCCACGTCGACCCCGGCACCGCGCTGGGCGACCTCACCACCCACGCCCTGAGCCACGCCCGCACCTCCGCGAGCCTCCCGGCCCTCCCGGCGGAGGTCCACCTCCAGGGCGTCAAGCACCGTGCGGAGCGGGTCAACTGA
- a CDS encoding DUF6286 domain-containing protein produces MSEPQGTDGSTRRMPVMEPATEQETSGDGAPSPPASDAGSGPDGRFWSARRIPAGIVALLLLLAAGAFLYDVVAVRTGRSALGWRRDLARQLADRPLDDTWVLVGAGVAAALGLWLLVLALTPGLRKVLPMRRTHPDVRAGLHRDAAATALRDRAMEVAGVQSARVRVRRRKARVRALSHFRELDDVRTELDGVLDDAVDGLGLARRPAVSVRVARPGRKG; encoded by the coding sequence ATGAGCGAGCCCCAGGGCACGGACGGCAGCACCCGGCGCATGCCCGTCATGGAGCCCGCCACGGAGCAGGAGACGTCCGGCGACGGAGCCCCGTCTCCGCCCGCCTCCGATGCCGGGAGCGGACCGGACGGCCGTTTCTGGTCCGCCCGCAGGATCCCCGCGGGCATCGTCGCGCTGCTGCTCCTGCTCGCGGCGGGCGCCTTCCTCTACGACGTCGTCGCCGTGCGTACCGGCCGGTCCGCCCTCGGCTGGCGCCGCGACCTGGCCCGGCAGCTCGCCGACCGTCCCCTCGACGACACCTGGGTGCTGGTCGGCGCGGGGGTCGCCGCGGCGCTGGGACTGTGGCTGCTCGTGCTGGCCCTCACCCCCGGCCTGCGCAAGGTGCTGCCCATGCGGCGCACCCACCCGGACGTACGAGCGGGGCTCCACCGGGACGCCGCCGCCACGGCGCTGCGGGACCGGGCCATGGAGGTCGCCGGAGTGCAGTCCGCACGGGTGCGGGTGCGCCGCCGGAAGGCCCGCGTGCGCGCGCTGTCGCACTTCCGGGAACTGGACGACGTACGGACCGAACTGGACGGCGTGCTCGACGACGCGGTGGACGGGCTGGGACTGGCCCGGCGGCCCGCCGTGTCGGTACGGGTGGCGCGACCCGGACGAAAGGGGTGA
- a CDS encoding Asp23/Gls24 family envelope stress response protein, producing MTGVSEGAGELLEPLAVVEPGERGATRIADRVVAKVAAQAAREAVGPLHPDAERPHATVVVHHDTAHVRVHLELDYPCDIGARCGRVRHQVVQRVRALVGMAVPEVAVQVERLHLAAEYGERQGRTR from the coding sequence GTGACCGGCGTGAGCGAGGGGGCCGGTGAGCTCCTCGAACCCCTGGCCGTGGTGGAGCCGGGCGAGCGCGGCGCCACACGGATCGCCGACCGGGTCGTCGCCAAGGTCGCCGCACAGGCGGCGCGCGAGGCGGTCGGCCCGCTTCACCCGGACGCGGAGCGCCCGCACGCCACCGTGGTGGTCCACCACGACACCGCCCACGTCCGGGTCCATCTCGAACTCGACTACCCCTGCGACATCGGCGCCCGCTGCGGGCGGGTGCGTCACCAGGTCGTCCAACGGGTGCGCGCGCTGGTGGGCATGGCGGTGCCGGAGGTCGCCGTCCAGGTGGAACGGCTGCACCTGGCGGCGGAGTACGGCGAGAGACAGGGGAGGACGCGATGA